Proteins from a genomic interval of Pseudomonadota bacterium:
- a CDS encoding histidinol-phosphate transaminase produces MAAYALTDLDSDAFSLAQNESFWPPSPAALAALADGHTAHALYPDPDWTALRAAIAGVHGLPPDHLLCGSGSMELLGAVIRAFSGPGDTVLASDYSYAYVATACRHAGSERLSVPEPDYRVDVDALLDAVRDTTRIVFVANPGNPTGTHVPPRELIRLRSALPDHVLLVVDEAYGEFAPADGGVLWPLIERGDTVVTRSFSKAYALAGARVGWCALHASLAAEVRKLLNPNNVSRASQRAAAAAIQDANHLETVVAATRAARTQLCDGVRALGLAAPESHTNFVLVPFADAQTCTRADTTLRSCGVQARSLGGYGLSHCLRITVADPPTISTVLSAIEDSLS; encoded by the coding sequence ATGGCCGCCTACGCCCTCACCGACCTCGACAGCGACGCATTCTCGCTCGCCCAGAACGAGAGTTTCTGGCCGCCGAGCCCGGCTGCGCTCGCCGCGCTTGCCGACGGCCACACCGCGCACGCCCTCTACCCCGACCCGGACTGGACGGCCTTGCGCGCCGCCATCGCCGGGGTGCACGGCCTGCCGCCCGACCACCTGCTGTGCGGCTCGGGGTCGATGGAGTTGCTTGGCGCCGTGATCCGGGCGTTCAGCGGCCCGGGCGACACCGTGCTGGCGAGCGACTACAGCTACGCCTACGTTGCCACCGCGTGCCGGCACGCCGGCAGCGAGCGCCTGTCGGTGCCGGAGCCGGACTACCGGGTGGACGTCGACGCGCTGCTCGACGCAGTGCGGGACACCACCCGCATCGTCTTCGTCGCCAACCCCGGCAACCCGACTGGCACCCACGTGCCCCCACGTGAGCTGATCCGGCTGCGCTCGGCCCTGCCCGACCACGTGCTGCTCGTGGTGGACGAGGCCTACGGCGAATTCGCACCGGCCGACGGCGGGGTGCTCTGGCCCCTGATCGAGCGTGGCGACACGGTCGTCACCCGCAGCTTCTCCAAGGCCTACGCCCTGGCCGGGGCACGCGTCGGCTGGTGCGCCTTGCACGCCTCGCTGGCGGCCGAGGTGCGCAAACTGCTCAACCCGAACAACGTGTCCCGCGCGAGCCAACGGGCAGCGGCGGCCGCAATACAAGACGCGAACCACCTCGAGACCGTTGTCGCCGCAACGCGTGCGGCGCGCACCCAACTGTGCGACGGCGTGCGAGCGCTCGGCCTGGCCGCGCCCGAGAGCCACACCAACTTCGTGCTGGTGCCGTTCGCCGACGCACAGACCTGCACGCGTGCCGACACCACCCTGCGGTCGTGTGGCGTGCAGGCGCGGTCCCTCGGCGGCTACGGGCTCAGCCACTGCCTGCGCATCACGGTCGCCGACCCCCCGACCATCTCGACCGTACTCTCCGCCATCGAGGACAGCTTGTCATGA